A stretch of the Sulfuritortus calidifontis genome encodes the following:
- a CDS encoding HDOD domain-containing protein, with the protein MPDKTAPAINPDSILIPSPPSLLIELEKLIDADEINIQAVAELISKDAGITAQIFRQLASPIYGLSKPPESLGKAVSLIGLKTLHDLVKTICLRQVLSGDSPFFEWFWERSAEISKLAAAVAWAQRTVVNVLPEHAYLVGLFHDCGIPVLTLHNKQYSDAFRQGGAYHWPDIRKEDGKFQTDHTVVGYLVAKHWKLPDYVCQAVRHHHEIINAEHKAATLVALLQMAIHIYNIRNGQDDSEWEGERERVLDELGILPNELQEFEEDIYDQVQQNK; encoded by the coding sequence ATGCCCGACAAGACAGCCCCCGCCATCAATCCGGACAGCATTCTCATCCCCTCGCCGCCCTCGTTGTTGATCGAACTGGAAAAACTGATCGATGCCGACGAGATCAACATCCAGGCCGTCGCCGAGCTGATCTCCAAGGATGCCGGTATCACCGCCCAGATCTTCCGACAGCTGGCTTCACCGATCTATGGCTTGAGCAAGCCGCCGGAAAGCCTGGGCAAGGCCGTCTCCCTGATCGGCCTCAAAACCCTGCATGATCTGGTGAAGACCATTTGCCTGCGCCAGGTACTCTCCGGCGATTCGCCCTTCTTCGAATGGTTTTGGGAGCGCTCGGCCGAGATCTCCAAACTGGCCGCCGCCGTCGCCTGGGCCCAGCGCACGGTGGTCAACGTCCTGCCCGAGCATGCCTATCTGGTCGGCCTGTTCCACGACTGCGGCATCCCGGTGCTGACCCTGCACAACAAGCAGTACAGCGACGCCTTCCGCCAGGGTGGCGCCTACCATTGGCCGGACATCCGCAAGGAGGACGGCAAGTTCCAGACCGATCACACCGTGGTCGGCTACCTGGTGGCCAAGCACTGGAAGCTGCCCGACTATGTCTGCCAGGCCGTGCGCCATCACCATGAGATCATCAATGCCGAGCACAAGGCCGCCACCCTGGTCGCCCTGCTGCAGATGGCCATCCATATCTACAACATCCGCAACGGCCAGGACGACAGCGAGTGGGAAGGCGAACGCGAACGGGTGCTGGACGAACTCGGCATCCTGCCGAACGAACTGCAAGAATTCGAAGAAGACATCTACGACCAGGTTCAACAGAACAAATAA
- a CDS encoding SirB2 family protein, which translates to MDYLALRNLHLLTVAVTLALFLLRGYWMLRDSPRLQAKWLKIAPHTNDTILLAAAIGMLVVAEVNPFDQPWLIAKIAGLLAYIGLGTVALKRGKTKAVRIKALIAALGVFAYIVAVALTKQVVPGL; encoded by the coding sequence ATGGACTACCTCGCCCTGCGCAACCTGCACCTTTTGACCGTCGCGGTCACCCTCGCCCTGTTCCTGCTGCGCGGCTACTGGATGCTGCGCGACTCGCCCCGGCTGCAGGCCAAGTGGCTGAAGATCGCGCCGCACACCAACGATACGATCCTGCTCGCCGCCGCCATCGGCATGCTGGTGGTAGCCGAGGTCAATCCGTTCGACCAGCCCTGGCTGATCGCCAAGATCGCAGGCCTCTTGGCCTACATCGGTCTCGGCACCGTCGCCCTGAAGCGGGGCAAGACCAAGGCCGTGCGGATCAAGGCCCTGATCGCCGCGCTCGGTGTATTCGCCTACATCGTCGCGGTGGCGCTGACCAAGCAGGTCGTACCCGGCCTGTAA